One region of Mucilaginibacter gotjawali genomic DNA includes:
- a CDS encoding peroxiredoxin: MSLRLGDKAPNFTAKTSQGDIDFYEFLGDSWGVLFSHPADYTPVCTTELGKTASLKSEFDKRNVKVVALSVDSVESHEGWIKDINETQGVEVNFPIIGDENREIALAYDMIHPNASLTATVRSLFVIAPDKTIKLIITYPASTGRNFQEILRVIDSLQLTANYSVATPADWKEGEDVVVVPAIKTEDIPAKFPKGFTLVKPYLRLTPQPNK, translated from the coding sequence ATGAGTTTACGATTAGGAGATAAAGCTCCAAACTTTACAGCGAAAACATCACAGGGCGACATTGATTTTTATGAATTTCTTGGCGATAGCTGGGGCGTTTTATTTTCACACCCGGCAGATTATACACCCGTGTGTACAACCGAATTAGGTAAAACCGCTTCCTTAAAAAGCGAATTTGACAAAAGAAATGTTAAAGTTGTTGCGCTGAGCGTTGATTCAGTTGAGTCGCACGAAGGCTGGATAAAAGACATCAATGAAACCCAGGGGGTTGAGGTTAATTTTCCCATCATTGGCGATGAGAACCGTGAAATTGCTTTGGCTTATGACATGATCCATCCCAATGCATCATTAACTGCTACCGTACGGTCGTTATTTGTAATTGCACCTGATAAAACTATTAAACTGATCATTACTTACCCAGCGTCAACAGGGAGAAACTTCCAGGAGATTTTAAGGGTGATCGATTCTTTGCAATTAACAGCCAATTACAGCGTTGCCACCCCTGCTGATTGGAAAGAAGGAGAGGACGTTGTGGTAGTTCCGGCGATTAAAACTGAGGATATCCCGGCGAAATTTCCTAAAGGTTTTACCCTGGTTAAACCCTATTTACGCCTTACGCCGCAACCAAATAAATAA
- a CDS encoding glycoside hydrolase family 15 protein has translation MERHTYQTGIIGNCAYLAHINKNTNIDWLCWPRFDSTFVFGGLLDKKKGGEFSILPLEAYTSHQYYLENTNVLITEITVASGNSYRITDFAPRFNEHQRYYKPLMLIRKIEPLQGSPRIVVKCEPVSDYGNVKLHVNRGSNHIQFLGGDETMRLTTNIPVSYVFDEQAFVLNDVRYLVLTYGEPLEAALIPTAERFLRETTQYWRTWIKHSSIATYFQPFVIRSALALKIHQFEDTGAIIAASTTSLPESPGSGRNWDYRYCWLRDTFYVITALNHIGHFEEMEKYFGYVTDISFSEDERYRPLYGITGKKDLTEEILSGLEGYMGNQPVRIGNQANEHIQNDIYGQVMISLLPLYTDHRFIFSERKDSVRWIEFLLSKIAATIDEKDAGIWEFRNMANIHCYSNLFQWAGAAAAEKMALTIDNKELVDKARSLKDRAAAHIESCYDSVRKVYTNSAGSPNLDASTLQLIMMNYLDPASDRAKDHLIALEKELRTPNGLFYRYLYKDDFGRPKTTFLICAFWYVEALACVGRLDDAMHEFENLLQFSNHLLLFSEDVDEEDGSQWGNFPQAYSHVGLMNAAYRIAMKLDRPIFL, from the coding sequence ATGGAACGACATACCTATCAAACCGGGATCATCGGTAACTGTGCATATCTTGCTCATATTAATAAAAATACAAATATTGACTGGCTTTGCTGGCCACGCTTTGACAGCACCTTTGTTTTTGGCGGATTGTTAGACAAGAAAAAAGGCGGTGAGTTTTCTATTTTGCCGCTTGAAGCATATACTTCACACCAGTATTATCTAGAAAATACCAATGTACTGATCACAGAGATCACCGTAGCAAGCGGAAACAGTTACAGAATAACTGATTTTGCTCCGCGTTTTAATGAACACCAGCGCTATTACAAACCGCTGATGCTGATCCGCAAAATTGAACCATTGCAGGGATCGCCACGGATAGTGGTTAAATGCGAACCGGTATCCGATTACGGCAATGTGAAGCTCCATGTGAACCGGGGCAGCAATCATATTCAATTTCTTGGCGGCGATGAAACCATGCGCTTAACAACCAACATCCCTGTGAGTTATGTTTTTGATGAGCAGGCATTTGTGTTGAATGACGTCCGCTACCTGGTACTCACCTACGGTGAGCCGCTGGAGGCTGCCCTGATTCCTACTGCTGAACGTTTTTTGCGGGAAACCACGCAATACTGGCGTACATGGATCAAACATTCATCTATCGCAACCTATTTCCAACCCTTCGTTATCAGATCGGCCCTGGCGCTTAAAATACACCAGTTTGAAGATACGGGCGCCATTATAGCTGCCAGTACCACCAGCTTACCTGAATCGCCGGGGAGCGGACGAAATTGGGATTACCGCTATTGCTGGTTGCGGGATACCTTTTATGTCATCACAGCGCTTAACCACATCGGTCATTTTGAGGAGATGGAAAAGTATTTTGGTTACGTAACCGATATTTCATTTAGCGAAGATGAGCGCTATCGGCCGCTCTATGGTATCACCGGAAAGAAAGACCTTACCGAAGAGATACTGTCCGGTCTTGAGGGTTATATGGGCAACCAGCCTGTCCGGATAGGGAACCAGGCTAATGAGCACATCCAGAATGATATTTACGGGCAGGTAATGATATCACTGCTTCCACTGTATACCGACCACCGTTTCATTTTTTCTGAAAGAAAAGACTCGGTACGCTGGATAGAATTTTTGTTGAGTAAAATAGCAGCAACCATCGACGAAAAGGATGCAGGCATATGGGAGTTCAGGAATATGGCAAATATACATTGTTATAGTAACCTTTTCCAATGGGCGGGTGCCGCCGCTGCCGAAAAGATGGCGCTAACAATTGATAATAAAGAGTTGGTTGATAAAGCCCGTTCGTTAAAAGACCGCGCGGCGGCCCATATTGAAAGCTGTTATGACTCGGTAAGGAAAGTTTACACCAATTCGGCCGGTAGCCCAAACCTTGATGCCAGTACGCTGCAACTCATTATGATGAATTACCTCGACCCGGCATCCGACCGCGCAAAAGATCATTTAATTGCATTAGAGAAGGAATTAAGGACACCAAATGGTTTGTTTTACAGGTATTTATATAAAGATGATTTCGGCCGCCCAAAAACAACTTTCCTTATCTGCGCTTTTTGGTATGTGGAAGCGCTGGCCTGCGTGGGTCGCCTGGATGATGCAATGCATGAATTTGAAAACCTGCTGCAATTCAGCAACCACCTGCTTTTATTCAGCGAAGATGTTGACGAAGAAGATGGCAGCCAATGGGGTAATTTTCCCCAGGCTTACAGCCATGTTGGCTTAATGAATGCGGCCTACCGGATAGCCATGAAACTGGACAGGCCAATATTTTTGTAA
- a CDS encoding bifunctional alpha,alpha-trehalose-phosphate synthase (UDP-forming)/trehalose-phosphatase, protein MPKTIIVSNRLPVKISKTDDGYVFSSSEGGLATGLGSVYKHGNNKWIGWPGIEVTGQHDRENIRHQLDEMSLVPVFLEQEEINQYYEGFSNDVLWPVFHYYISTYTVYKQSYWEYYNIVNRKFRDEILKIAEPGDVIWIHDYQLLLLPSLVRAELADVSIGFFLHIPFPSHEMFRNIPWRYELLEGLMGADLIGLHTFDDVRHFTGSVSRILPVTVSANIITTGERSLVVESFAMGIDVNKYATLPLKKNVKDHISAIKEAFKNSKLILSIDRLDYSKGILQRLQAFEQLLQKHPEYAEKITMYMIVVPSRDTVPQYAQLRDEIDKRVGNINALYRKMDWTPIHYYYRSFPIEMLSALYASADVCLVTPMRDGMNLVSKEYVASRINDDGVLVLSEMAGASKELIDALIVNPNNINEVCEAIITALNMPHDEQKERMQQMRALVTKFNILHWVKIFMDKLKEVKQMQRSMQTRHVSFGTEQSIVKRYSKTKKRIIFLDYDGTLVGFKPNILQANPDRELFAIIDKLTEDTANEVVMISGRKHKNLGEWFGDKNVYLIAEHGAWFKEQNKSWHKISGLSDNWKQDILPVLETYVDRTPGSFIEEKTYSLVWHYRNAQKGLGELRANELMNNLKYLASDKGLQLLPGDKVLEVKNVEINKGKAALLLVEKDNYDFIIAFGDDYTDEDIFKALPDNAVTIKVGSNVSTAKFYLRNPAEVRKLLLSFTETGALEVKG, encoded by the coding sequence ATGCCCAAAACTATAATTGTATCTAACAGGCTTCCTGTAAAAATATCAAAAACAGATGATGGATATGTTTTCTCCTCCAGCGAAGGCGGTTTAGCCACCGGCCTTGGCTCGGTTTATAAACATGGTAATAACAAATGGATCGGCTGGCCAGGCATAGAGGTTACGGGGCAGCACGACCGTGAAAACATCAGGCATCAACTTGATGAGATGAGTCTTGTACCTGTTTTTTTAGAGCAGGAGGAGATCAACCAGTATTACGAGGGGTTTAGCAATGATGTGTTGTGGCCAGTATTTCATTATTATATTTCAACTTATACCGTTTACAAGCAATCGTACTGGGAATATTATAATATTGTTAACCGGAAGTTTAGAGACGAAATCCTGAAGATCGCCGAGCCTGGAGATGTAATCTGGATACATGATTACCAGCTTTTACTTTTACCATCGCTGGTAAGGGCTGAGCTGGCTGATGTATCTATCGGGTTTTTCCTCCATATCCCGTTTCCTTCACACGAAATGTTCAGGAATATCCCCTGGCGTTATGAATTACTGGAAGGGTTAATGGGCGCCGACCTGATCGGGTTGCACACATTTGATGACGTGCGGCATTTTACCGGGTCTGTATCGCGTATTTTGCCGGTTACGGTATCTGCCAATATCATTACCACCGGTGAACGATCGCTGGTGGTTGAATCGTTCGCCATGGGTATTGATGTAAATAAATATGCTACATTGCCCTTAAAGAAAAATGTAAAGGATCATATCAGCGCTATAAAAGAAGCCTTTAAGAATTCCAAACTAATACTTTCAATTGACAGGCTTGATTATAGTAAAGGCATACTACAACGTTTGCAGGCTTTTGAACAGTTGTTGCAAAAGCACCCCGAGTACGCAGAAAAGATCACCATGTATATGATCGTGGTGCCGTCAAGGGATACAGTGCCGCAATATGCCCAATTACGTGATGAAATTGATAAAAGAGTTGGCAATATCAATGCGCTTTACCGCAAAATGGACTGGACGCCCATACATTACTACTACCGGTCATTCCCGATTGAAATGCTTTCCGCCTTATATGCCTCAGCGGATGTTTGCCTGGTTACACCTATGCGCGATGGTATGAACCTGGTGAGCAAAGAATATGTTGCAAGCAGGATAAACGATGATGGCGTTTTGGTACTAAGTGAAATGGCAGGTGCCTCAAAAGAATTGATTGATGCACTTATTGTTAACCCAAACAATATCAACGAAGTATGCGAGGCAATTATTACAGCCCTGAATATGCCCCATGATGAACAAAAAGAGCGCATGCAGCAAATGCGGGCGCTGGTAACAAAGTTCAATATCCTGCATTGGGTTAAAATATTTATGGACAAGCTTAAAGAAGTTAAGCAGATGCAGCGTTCAATGCAAACCCGGCATGTGAGTTTTGGTACCGAACAATCTATTGTGAAGCGGTATTCAAAAACAAAAAAACGGATCATATTTTTAGATTATGACGGTACCCTGGTTGGCTTTAAGCCCAATATTTTACAGGCTAACCCGGATAGGGAACTGTTTGCAATTATTGATAAATTAACAGAAGACACTGCCAATGAAGTAGTTATGATCAGCGGGAGGAAGCACAAAAATCTGGGTGAATGGTTTGGCGATAAAAACGTTTACCTTATAGCAGAACATGGGGCCTGGTTTAAAGAACAAAATAAATCCTGGCATAAGATTTCCGGGTTATCCGACAACTGGAAACAGGATATTTTACCCGTATTGGAGACCTATGTTGACAGGACCCCGGGATCCTTCATAGAAGAGAAGACCTACTCGCTGGTTTGGCATTACCGCAATGCACAAAAAGGCCTGGGTGAATTGCGCGCCAACGAACTGATGAATAATTTAAAATACCTGGCAAGTGATAAAGGATTACAGCTTTTACCCGGTGATAAGGTGCTGGAAGTAAAAAATGTGGAGATCAATAAAGGAAAAGCGGCCCTGCTTTTGGTTGAAAAAGATAATTATGATTTTATAATTGCTTTTGGTGATGACTATACGGATGAAGATATTTTTAAGGCGTTGCCTGATAATGCCGTTACCATAAAAGTTGGCAGCAACGTATCCACGGCTAAATTCTACCTCAGAAACCCTGCAGAAGTAAGAAAATTGCTGCTGAGTTTTACGGAAACGGGGGCTTTGGAGGTGAAAGGCTAA
- a CDS encoding SDR family oxidoreductase translates to MNSAALQGQSALITGADSGIGKGVALAMAAAGANVIINHVDAHEVAEQTVDEITAAGGNAFAIHADISNEDEVKAMFAEMYRHYGTIDILVNNAGLQRDSRFVDMTLEQWNTVIGINLTGQFLCAREAAKEFIKRGVVEGRSRAAGKIICMSSVHEVIPWAGHVNYATSKGGISMFMKSIAQELAPHKIRVVAIGPGAIQTPINKSAWDTPAALNKLLTLIPYNRIGEPGDIGKLATWLASDEADYITGTTIFMDGGMTLYPGFADNG, encoded by the coding sequence ATGAATTCAGCAGCATTACAAGGACAATCAGCATTAATAACAGGTGCGGACAGCGGGATCGGCAAAGGAGTGGCATTGGCCATGGCCGCAGCCGGCGCCAATGTGATCATCAACCATGTGGATGCTCACGAAGTAGCCGAACAAACCGTAGATGAAATAACAGCTGCAGGGGGTAATGCCTTTGCTATTCACGCGGATATCAGCAACGAAGATGAAGTAAAAGCGATGTTTGCCGAAATGTACCGGCACTATGGCACCATTGATATCCTGGTAAATAATGCCGGCCTGCAACGTGATTCCCGTTTTGTAGATATGACGCTGGAACAATGGAATACTGTTATCGGTATTAACCTAACCGGTCAGTTTCTGTGTGCACGGGAAGCAGCCAAAGAATTTATCAAACGGGGAGTGGTGGAAGGCCGGAGCAGGGCGGCAGGTAAAATAATCTGTATGAGCAGTGTGCATGAAGTGATCCCCTGGGCGGGGCATGTAAATTATGCCACTAGCAAAGGCGGCATCAGTATGTTTATGAAAAGCATCGCCCAGGAGTTGGCCCCGCATAAAATCCGCGTGGTAGCCATCGGCCCGGGCGCGATACAAACCCCGATAAACAAAAGTGCGTGGGATACCCCCGCTGCGCTGAATAAATTATTAACCCTGATCCCTTACAACCGCATCGGCGAACCTGGGGACATTGGCAAACTTGCCACCTGGCTCGCCTCCGATGAAGCTGATTATATCACCGGTACCACTATCTTTATGGATGGCGGCATGACCTTATATCCCGGCTTTGCTGATAATGGTTGA
- a CDS encoding DnaJ domain-containing protein, with the protein MKDFYYILGVEPDCTLDDIKEAYRKLSKKLHPDLNQGDKYFENKFREIKEAWETLRDPVKRIQYDQAINKVKSHQQEPPKQRYYYSQQAHRPSSPTPTKRKGPGVGMTIVFILIALILGDYLVRTFNPPKKIINIQSNPASKVAVAKTLKHHKKKHKNKIAADSSKVDIAITYKKPIKPVYRIKQTTFENNKQTTAANIEPAVTQVKKSIPVFNAKQTISAPSKNEGLQINSSYMTYVKANPTGVVNMREFDSYGAAIVQTIPANSKVVVIAKGNTYYRVSYNNVVGYVPKWSLQNK; encoded by the coding sequence ATGAAGGATTTCTATTATATTCTGGGGGTGGAACCGGATTGCACTTTAGATGATATAAAGGAAGCATACCGGAAACTTTCGAAAAAGCTGCACCCCGACCTGAACCAGGGCGATAAATACTTTGAAAATAAGTTCAGGGAAATAAAAGAAGCATGGGAAACACTGCGCGATCCTGTTAAACGTATTCAGTACGACCAGGCTATCAATAAAGTAAAATCACATCAGCAGGAACCGCCCAAACAACGATATTATTATAGCCAGCAAGCGCACCGGCCCTCTTCACCAACTCCAACCAAAAGAAAAGGTCCCGGCGTTGGTATGACGATTGTTTTTATATTGATCGCCCTTATTTTAGGCGATTACCTGGTGCGGACATTCAATCCGCCAAAAAAAATCATTAATATTCAATCAAATCCTGCAAGCAAGGTAGCCGTCGCCAAAACACTAAAACATCATAAAAAAAAGCATAAAAATAAGATCGCTGCAGATTCATCTAAAGTTGATATAGCTATTACCTATAAGAAACCTATTAAACCAGTTTACCGGATCAAACAAACCACATTTGAAAACAATAAGCAAACCACTGCCGCTAATATTGAACCTGCGGTTACTCAGGTAAAAAAGTCAATTCCGGTTTTTAATGCCAAACAAACTATTTCCGCACCCAGTAAAAATGAAGGTTTGCAAATTAACTCGTCATACATGACTTATGTAAAAGCAAATCCCACAGGTGTGGTAAACATGCGCGAATTTGACAGTTATGGCGCTGCAATTGTTCAAACTATTCCTGCCAATTCAAAGGTTGTAGTTATTGCAAAGGGGAATACTTATTACCGGGTGTCTTATAATAATGTGGTGGGTTACGTTCCTAAATGGTCGTTACAGAACAAGTAG
- a CDS encoding STM3941 family protein: protein MEAKTQFKFNPFFVILLSLLTFFFLYKSFANLPQPLVSWASFFICLPSLLIAYFILPMTFKMIFNIPSIILTDDCLNSNIGGYSIEWTDIASIELYNGGYRSFAKLAINLKDPDKYFNTPLKKFLYKTKQLVVVNDKSIFLDFVSGQNEEIFALIKAYWTKEVED from the coding sequence ATGGAAGCCAAAACCCAATTTAAATTCAATCCTTTTTTTGTCATTTTGCTTAGTTTGCTGACATTCTTCTTCCTATATAAGAGTTTTGCTAATCTGCCGCAGCCATTGGTTAGCTGGGCCAGTTTTTTCATCTGCCTGCCTTCTCTTTTAATAGCTTACTTTATCCTGCCGATGACTTTTAAAATGATCTTTAATATCCCTTCAATTATATTAACTGACGATTGTTTGAATAGCAATATAGGGGGATATTCAATCGAGTGGACGGATATAGCAAGCATAGAACTTTATAATGGTGGATATAGAAGCTTTGCTAAATTGGCAATCAATTTAAAAGACCCTGATAAATATTTTAACACCCCGCTTAAAAAGTTCCTTTATAAAACCAAACAGCTTGTTGTTGTCAACGACAAATCAATATTCCTGGATTTTGTATCCGGGCAAAATGAAGAAATTTTTGCGCTAATAAAAGCCTATTGGACAAAGGAAGTCGAGGATTAA
- a CDS encoding menaquinone biosynthetic enzyme MqnA/MqnD family protein, translating to MDKIRISAVSYTNTKPFIYGLQHSGIPERIELSLDNPTDCAQKLIDDVVDIGLIPVAATLSLPVWEIVADYCIGAVGAVNSVFIFSNCDIHDVTILQLDPQSRSSNNLAKVLLKNFWKTAPDLVTNADDYSASADAATAFVQIGDRTFGKKEKYAFVYDLAEEWQKFTGLPFVFAAWIANKPIPKEFMAEFNRALKFGLDHRDDLLKELPTMPDFDLEDYLMHKLDFDLTEDKKKALYLFLDYVKEL from the coding sequence GTGGATAAGATCAGAATATCAGCAGTTAGCTATACCAATACCAAACCATTTATATACGGCCTGCAGCATTCGGGCATCCCCGAAAGAATTGAGCTGAGCCTTGATAACCCTACGGATTGCGCCCAAAAACTGATTGATGATGTAGTGGATATCGGGCTTATCCCGGTAGCAGCAACGTTAAGCCTCCCGGTATGGGAAATTGTAGCCGATTATTGTATCGGCGCGGTTGGGGCAGTTAATTCGGTGTTTATCTTCAGCAACTGCGATATACACGACGTAACGATCTTGCAGCTCGATCCACAGTCACGCTCATCCAATAACCTGGCGAAAGTATTGCTAAAAAACTTCTGGAAAACAGCGCCTGACTTGGTGACTAATGCGGATGACTATTCAGCATCCGCAGATGCAGCCACCGCCTTTGTTCAAATAGGCGACCGTACCTTTGGCAAAAAGGAAAAATATGCTTTTGTTTATGACCTTGCCGAAGAATGGCAGAAATTCACGGGCCTGCCCTTTGTTTTCGCCGCGTGGATAGCAAACAAGCCCATCCCGAAGGAATTTATGGCCGAATTTAACCGGGCGCTTAAATTCGGGCTCGATCATCGGGATGACCTGCTAAAAGAATTACCTACCATGCCAGATTTTGATTTGGAGGACTACCTGATGCACAAACTTGATTTTGATTTGACAGAAGATAAAAAAAAGGCCTTGTATTTGTTTTTGGATTATGTCAAGGAGCTTTAA
- a CDS encoding histidine phosphatase family protein yields MNKTLYIVRHGQTDLNKQGIIQGRGMNTDLNDEGRKQALAFFNAYKSVPFDKVYISELKRTQQSIQHFIDLGIPYEKLAGLDELGWGIHEGQPATPENRGDFLKIMREWVDGNLDAKFEGGESPNEVKARQLEALKVIMSHPEEETVLICMHGRALRLILCLLTNKPLTEMDSFPHQNLVLYKVTFDGENYEIVDFNNAEHLKNI; encoded by the coding sequence ATGAACAAAACCCTATACATCGTCCGGCACGGGCAAACTGATTTAAACAAACAGGGCATCATCCAGGGCCGGGGCATGAATACGGATTTAAATGACGAGGGCCGCAAACAGGCACTTGCTTTTTTTAATGCCTATAAATCCGTCCCCTTTGATAAAGTTTATATCTCCGAACTAAAACGTACGCAGCAAAGCATCCAGCATTTTATTGATTTGGGTATTCCCTATGAAAAACTGGCCGGGCTTGACGAGTTGGGCTGGGGAATCCACGAAGGACAACCCGCAACACCTGAAAATCGCGGTGATTTTTTAAAGATCATGCGCGAATGGGTAGACGGCAACCTGGACGCCAAATTTGAAGGCGGGGAAAGCCCCAACGAAGTAAAAGCCAGGCAGCTGGAAGCTTTAAAGGTGATCATGAGCCACCCGGAGGAAGAAACCGTGCTGATCTGCATGCATGGCCGTGCACTCAGGCTTATTTTATGCCTGTTAACCAATAAGCCGCTTACGGAGATGGATTCATTCCCTCACCAAAACCTGGTGTTATATAAAGTTACTTTTGACGGCGAAAATTACGAGATCGTAGATTTTAATAATGCCGAACATTTAAAAAACATTTAA
- the mqnE gene encoding aminofutalosine synthase MqnE encodes METENNLLLLLQNPDLPADLKHIAEKVLHAERITFDEGVLLFEKGELGYLGVLANYIREKRHGNKTYFNRNFHIEPTNLCVYDCKFCSYSVLIKQRSEGWEYTMDEMFDIVKKYDNEPVTEVHIVGGVLPQYDVAFYSELFSRIRAHRPELHIKALTPVEYHYIFKKAKIDYATGMRLMYDAGLQSIPGGGAEIFHPEIREQIAKDKCNAEQWLAIHEEWHKLGARSNATMLYGHIEKFWHRVDHMERLRALQDKTGGFQTFIPLKFRNQDNQMSHVPEVSVIEDLRNYAISRIYLDNFDHIKAYWAMISRTTAQLSLNFGVDDIDGTLDDTTKIYSMAGAEEQHPSMSTKQLVELIKQVGRQPIERDTLYNVVTDYTDFKFPDEVKPSYYKLPVIN; translated from the coding sequence ATGGAAACTGAAAATAACCTCCTGCTCTTACTCCAAAACCCGGATCTTCCGGCTGATCTGAAACATATTGCTGAAAAAGTACTTCATGCAGAACGCATCACTTTTGATGAAGGTGTTTTGCTTTTTGAAAAAGGCGAATTAGGCTACCTGGGCGTTTTGGCTAACTATATCCGCGAAAAACGTCACGGCAACAAAACTTATTTTAACCGTAACTTCCATATCGAACCCACCAATTTGTGTGTTTACGATTGTAAATTCTGCTCTTATTCGGTGTTGATCAAACAACGTTCGGAAGGGTGGGAGTACACCATGGACGAGATGTTTGATATCGTAAAAAAATACGATAACGAGCCGGTTACCGAAGTACATATCGTGGGCGGGGTTTTACCACAGTATGATGTTGCTTTTTACAGCGAATTGTTCAGCAGGATCAGGGCGCACAGGCCTGAACTGCATATCAAGGCGCTTACGCCGGTTGAATATCATTATATCTTCAAGAAAGCAAAAATTGATTATGCAACCGGCATGCGCCTGATGTATGATGCGGGTTTACAATCGATACCCGGCGGCGGGGCCGAGATCTTCCATCCTGAAATAAGGGAACAGATCGCCAAAGATAAATGTAACGCCGAACAATGGCTGGCCATCCACGAAGAATGGCATAAACTGGGCGCCAGGTCAAATGCCACTATGCTATACGGCCATATCGAGAAATTCTGGCACCGGGTTGATCATATGGAAAGGCTTCGGGCTTTACAGGATAAAACCGGCGGGTTCCAAACGTTTATCCCGTTAAAATTCCGCAACCAGGATAACCAGATGTCGCACGTGCCTGAAGTATCCGTTATCGAGGATCTGCGCAATTATGCCATATCCCGTATCTACCTGGATAATTTCGACCACATCAAAGCTTACTGGGCGATGATCAGCCGCACAACCGCGCAATTATCGCTAAACTTTGGCGTGGATGATATAGATGGCACACTGGATGATACCACTAAAATTTACTCCATGGCAGGTGCTGAAGAACAACACCCGTCCATGAGCACCAAACAGCTGGTTGAACTGATCAAACAGGTGGGCCGTCAGCCGATAGAGCGCGACACTTTATACAACGTAGTTACAGATTACACCGATTTTAAATTCCCGGACGAGGTAAAACCATCGTATTATAAATTACCGGTAATAAATTAG
- a CDS encoding IMPACT family protein produces the protein MLFEDTYRTIEKPAEGLFRDRGSKFLGLAYPISSEQELKPIIAKLKSEHPKANHHCSALRLGIDRSVFRINDDGEPSGTAGRPILNTLLSRDLTNIAVVVVRYFGGTLLGVPGLINAYKTATEEALNNAVVIEKTVNDFYTVHFDYLQMNDVMRIIKDDNLQIISQNFDTECRIQLSIRQTQVNQVLGKVNNLSGIKVKYDYSL, from the coding sequence ATGCTTTTTGAAGATACTTACCGTACTATTGAAAAACCCGCTGAGGGCTTGTTTCGTGATCGTGGCAGCAAATTTTTAGGCTTGGCTTACCCCATAAGTTCAGAACAAGAACTGAAACCCATCATTGCAAAGCTAAAATCCGAACATCCAAAAGCAAACCATCATTGTTCAGCGTTGCGATTAGGGATTGACCGCTCCGTTTTCCGGATCAATGATGATGGCGAGCCATCGGGTACAGCCGGCAGGCCAATATTGAATACATTATTATCCCGCGATCTGACAAATATTGCTGTAGTGGTTGTTCGTTATTTTGGAGGAACCTTACTTGGCGTACCGGGCCTCATCAACGCCTATAAAACTGCCACGGAGGAAGCCCTTAATAACGCTGTGGTTATAGAGAAGACGGTTAACGATTTTTATACCGTCCATTTTGACTACCTGCAAATGAATGATGTAATGCGGATAATTAAAGATGACAACCTGCAGATCATCAGCCAAAATTTTGATACTGAATGCCGTATACAATTATCCATCCGGCAAACCCAGGTAAACCAGGTGCTGGGTAAGGTTAATAATCTAAGCGGTATTAAGGTTAAATACGATTATAGCCTTTGA